One genomic region from Deltaproteobacteria bacterium encodes:
- the cobA gene encoding uroporphyrinogen-III C-methyltransferase — MDWTDKKSPPAPLLQGGEKSSIKGKVFLLGAGPGHPKLITLRAIECIRDAEVIIYDYLANQKFLQYAPKGCEIIYAGKTSVHHTLHQDEINQLLIDKARTGKTVIRLKGGDPLLYGRGGEEAEGLAREGIPFEIVPGIPAATAIAAYAGIPLTHRDSASTVAFITGHEGSGKSGPPVDWEKISTGVGTVVIYMGVGNLQENTRKLMEHGRAPETPTALVRWGTTPEQEILIGTLADIYEKARTAHFKAPAIMIVGETVRLHDKLHWTDQLPLFGRRIALTRERENAGLFSKELERLGAVIYYLPAISIFSPEEFGIVDQAIEEIEQFDWIIFTSANAVRYFLDRLIKKNRDVRDLKGISICTVGTATARSLKTRGIRTDLIPEEFTGEGVVAALLKEGDLPGKRVLIPRAEKAREVVPDALREAGAEVVVATVYRNLAPEIDAQALQEILINRKADLIVFTSPSNIRNFVRSVQKEGLQKTLPGIRTACIGPVTAKAAKEAGLDVVVEPEKSTLESVSEAIRKYFAEKQ; from the coding sequence CCCGAAGTTGATCACCCTCCGGGCGATCGAATGTATCCGGGATGCCGAGGTCATCATCTACGACTACCTGGCCAATCAGAAATTCCTTCAGTATGCCCCGAAGGGGTGCGAGATCATCTATGCCGGGAAGACGAGCGTTCACCATACCCTGCATCAGGATGAAATCAATCAGCTCCTCATCGACAAGGCCCGTACGGGAAAAACGGTGATCCGGCTCAAGGGGGGAGATCCCCTCCTTTACGGACGCGGCGGGGAAGAGGCGGAAGGACTCGCCCGGGAGGGGATCCCCTTCGAGATCGTCCCCGGCATCCCGGCGGCTACCGCCATTGCGGCCTATGCCGGGATCCCTCTGACCCACCGTGACTCAGCGTCTACGGTCGCCTTTATTACAGGGCACGAAGGATCGGGCAAGAGCGGCCCGCCCGTGGACTGGGAAAAGATCAGCACCGGCGTCGGCACGGTCGTCATCTACATGGGGGTCGGCAACCTGCAGGAAAATACCCGTAAACTCATGGAACACGGACGGGCGCCCGAAACCCCGACGGCCCTCGTCCGCTGGGGTACGACGCCGGAGCAGGAGATCCTCATCGGGACCCTGGCCGACATCTACGAGAAGGCCCGGACGGCACACTTCAAGGCCCCGGCCATCATGATCGTCGGCGAAACGGTCCGGCTCCACGACAAACTCCACTGGACCGATCAACTCCCCCTCTTCGGCCGCCGGATCGCCCTCACCCGGGAACGGGAGAACGCCGGACTCTTTTCCAAGGAACTGGAGCGGCTGGGGGCGGTGATCTACTACCTCCCCGCCATCAGCATCTTTTCCCCGGAAGAGTTCGGGATCGTCGATCAGGCCATTGAAGAAATCGAACAGTTCGACTGGATCATATTTACGAGTGCCAACGCCGTCCGATATTTTCTTGATCGTCTGATCAAGAAGAATCGGGATGTGCGTGATCTGAAAGGGATTTCGATCTGCACCGTGGGGACCGCCACGGCCCGGTCTCTAAAAACCCGGGGGATACGGACCGACCTCATCCCCGAGGAGTTCACCGGGGAAGGCGTCGTTGCCGCCCTGCTGAAGGAGGGAGATCTTCCGGGGAAGCGGGTTCTGATCCCCAGGGCGGAAAAGGCGAGGGAAGTGGTCCCCGATGCCCTCCGGGAGGCAGGCGCCGAGGTCGTCGTGGCCACGGTCTACCGGAATCTTGCCCCGGAGATTGACGCACAGGCACTCCAGGAGATCCTGATCAACCGCAAGGCAGACCTGATCGTCTTTACCAGTCCATCGAATATCAGAAATTTTGTCCGGTCCGTGCAGAAAGAAGGACTGCAGAAAACCCTGCCGGGAATCAGGACCGCATGCATCGGTCCGGTCACGGCAAAGGCGGCGAAAGAAGCCGGGCTCGATGTTGTCGTTGAACCGGAGAAATCGACACTCGAGTCGGTCTCTGAAGCGATCCGGAAATATTTCGCTGAAAAACAATGA
- the hemB gene encoding porphobilinogen synthase, with product MFFPSYRPRRVRKNEQIRRMVRETRLSVDNLIYPLFAIHGKKVKNEIPSMPGNFQLSVENLVREARTVYKLGIPAVLLFGIPKRKDAVGSGAYDEHGIIQTAVRSIKDKIPELIVITDVCLCEYTDHGHCGIVENGEILNDPTLELLAKEAVSHARAGADIIAPSDMMDGRVGAIREALDEEGFDDTPILSYAVKYASGFYGPFRDAAESTPGFGDRASHQMDPANTREAMREAELDVSEGADMLMVKPALPYLDIIYRVKEEFDLPVAAYNVSGEFSMIKAAAKQGWLDEKRVMMESLISIRRAGADMILTYWAKDAAKLLQKQQP from the coding sequence ATGTTTTTCCCCAGCTACCGTCCGCGCCGGGTACGGAAAAATGAACAGATCCGAAGAATGGTCCGGGAGACCCGGCTCTCCGTGGACAACCTGATCTACCCCCTGTTCGCCATTCATGGCAAGAAGGTCAAAAATGAGATCCCTTCCATGCCGGGAAACTTCCAGCTCTCTGTGGAGAACCTCGTCCGGGAAGCCCGGACGGTCTACAAGCTCGGCATCCCGGCCGTCCTCCTCTTCGGGATTCCGAAGAGGAAAGATGCCGTCGGCTCCGGGGCCTACGACGAACACGGCATCATCCAAACCGCCGTCCGGTCGATCAAGGACAAGATCCCGGAGCTGATCGTGATCACGGATGTCTGTCTCTGCGAATATACCGATCACGGCCATTGCGGGATCGTCGAGAACGGCGAAATCCTGAACGACCCGACGCTGGAACTCCTCGCGAAGGAAGCGGTATCCCACGCCCGGGCCGGGGCCGACATCATCGCCCCTTCGGACATGATGGACGGCCGGGTCGGCGCCATCCGGGAGGCTCTCGATGAAGAAGGTTTTGATGACACACCGATCCTCTCCTATGCCGTCAAATATGCCTCCGGATTCTACGGTCCCTTCCGGGATGCAGCGGAATCGACACCCGGTTTCGGCGACCGCGCCTCTCACCAGATGGACCCGGCCAACACCCGTGAGGCCATGCGGGAGGCGGAGCTGGATGTCTCGGAAGGGGCGGACATGCTCATGGTCAAACCAGCGCTTCCCTACCTCGACATCATCTACCGGGTGAAGGAGGAATTCGATCTGCCTGTGGCCGCCTACAACGTCTCCGGCGAATTCTCCATGATCAAGGCCGCAGCAAAACAGGGGTGGCTCGACGAGAAACGGGTGATGATGGAATCGTTGATCTCGATCCGGCGGGCCGGCGCCGACATGATCCTCACCTACTGGGCGAAGGATGCCGCAAAACTGCTTCAGAAACAGCAACCATAA
- the hemL gene encoding glutamate-1-semialdehyde 2,1-aminomutase: MSNRSEELFVQAQKFIPGGVNSPVRAFKSVGGSPVFIDRSEGSRIFDVEGRAYIDYIGSWGPMIVGHSHPRVVEALKKAIDKGTSFGAPTVLETELAQRVIQAVPSVEMVRMVNSGTEATMSAIRVARGYTGRDKIIKFEGCYHGHADGLLVKAGSGAATFGVPTSPGVPADYARNTLTAPFNNLEAVEKLIAEEGDDIACIIVEPLPGNMGVVPPKAGFLEELRKITAEKGIVLIFDEVMSGFRVAYGGAQERFGITPDMTTLGKVIGGGLPVGAYGGKKEIMEQVSPSGPVYQAGTLSGNPLAMTAGIETLKILSEPGVYDQLEEKSTKLCKGIREAFAEAGVPAFHTQVGAMFCTFFNNGEVTDYTSAARSDTERFGKYFHNMLEQGINLAPSQFEAAFMSLAHSDEDIAKTIDACRKSLRKL, from the coding sequence ATGTCGAACCGTTCCGAAGAACTCTTTGTCCAAGCACAGAAATTCATCCCCGGCGGGGTCAACAGCCCGGTGCGGGCCTTCAAGTCGGTGGGAGGCAGTCCCGTTTTCATCGACCGATCCGAAGGAAGCCGGATCTTCGATGTGGAGGGCCGGGCCTATATCGACTACATCGGTTCCTGGGGACCGATGATCGTGGGACATTCCCATCCACGGGTCGTCGAAGCCCTCAAAAAAGCCATCGACAAGGGGACGAGTTTCGGCGCTCCGACGGTGTTGGAGACCGAACTGGCGCAGAGGGTGATCCAGGCCGTCCCCTCCGTGGAAATGGTCCGGATGGTCAACTCCGGCACGGAGGCAACGATGAGCGCCATCCGGGTTGCCCGGGGCTATACCGGACGGGACAAGATCATCAAGTTCGAGGGGTGCTACCACGGCCATGCCGACGGCCTGCTCGTTAAGGCCGGCTCCGGCGCCGCCACCTTCGGAGTCCCGACCAGTCCCGGCGTCCCCGCTGATTATGCAAGGAACACTCTCACCGCCCCCTTCAACAATCTTGAGGCCGTGGAGAAGCTCATCGCCGAAGAGGGAGACGATATCGCCTGCATCATCGTTGAGCCGTTGCCGGGAAACATGGGCGTCGTCCCCCCGAAGGCGGGTTTCCTGGAGGAACTCCGGAAGATCACGGCGGAAAAGGGGATCGTGCTGATCTTCGATGAAGTCATGTCCGGTTTCCGTGTCGCCTACGGCGGCGCCCAGGAACGCTTCGGGATTACACCCGATATGACGACCCTTGGAAAGGTGATCGGCGGCGGACTTCCCGTCGGCGCCTACGGCGGGAAGAAGGAGATCATGGAACAGGTCTCTCCTTCCGGCCCGGTCTACCAGGCCGGGACCCTCTCGGGGAATCCTCTCGCCATGACGGCCGGAATCGAGACCCTGAAGATCCTCTCCGAACCGGGCGTCTACGACCAATTAGAGGAGAAATCGACGAAGCTCTGCAAGGGGATCCGGGAGGCCTTTGCGGAAGCCGGTGTTCCCGCCTTCCACACCCAGGTGGGTGCCATGTTCTGTACCTTCTTCAACAACGGGGAAGTGACCGACTACACCTCGGCGGCCCGATCCGACACGGAACGGTTCGGGAAGTACTTCCATAACATGCTGGAACAGGGGATCAACCTGGCGCCGTCCCAGTTCGAAGCGGCCTTCATGTCTCTGGCCCACTCCGATGAGGATATTGCAAAGACAATCGACGCCTGCCGGAAGAGCTTACGGAAACTTTGA
- a CDS encoding UvrD-helicase domain-containing protein — MNEEKKPDQSTFTPDQKRAIHTLGRNLCVSAGAGSGKTTVLVERFLYLLEEGQFKINEIAAITFTEKAAGQMKEKIRKKLLDRMERAATPEERRRMETRYREAGSAWIHTIHGLCTRILKEQAVAAGIDPGYLTLDETETLLLLHKTLKSFIVNRLNQGKASMVRLLSAYGLEKTRKILTALVQRRVDAAPWINIYLKQSDEEILRPLFETRKDLETELKSHIARLRDYGADDPADRMEQNRVTALALPDTGPLNPETLTTLLKIDLRVGSKKKWLSGDLPAVKALLKEIKDRAKDLLPLYSEEAIRREPEHFSVPSAGNWIPC, encoded by the coding sequence ATGAACGAAGAGAAAAAACCGGATCAATCCACCTTCACGCCGGACCAGAAGCGGGCGATTCACACCTTGGGACGGAATCTCTGTGTCTCCGCCGGAGCCGGGTCCGGAAAGACGACGGTCCTCGTAGAACGATTCCTCTATCTCCTCGAAGAAGGACAGTTCAAGATCAACGAAATTGCGGCGATCACCTTCACGGAAAAGGCCGCCGGCCAGATGAAGGAGAAGATCCGGAAGAAGCTACTGGATCGGATGGAGAGAGCAGCAACTCCGGAGGAACGCCGCCGCATGGAAACCCGTTACCGTGAGGCCGGCTCCGCATGGATTCACACAATTCACGGACTTTGCACCCGCATCCTAAAGGAACAGGCGGTCGCTGCCGGGATCGACCCCGGCTATCTGACCCTCGACGAAACGGAAACCCTCCTTCTTCTCCACAAGACACTGAAATCCTTTATCGTAAACCGCCTGAATCAGGGGAAAGCGTCGATGGTGCGGCTTCTCTCCGCATACGGACTGGAGAAGACCCGGAAAATACTTACGGCCCTGGTTCAAAGGCGCGTCGATGCCGCCCCCTGGATCAATATCTATCTTAAACAATCCGATGAGGAGATCCTGCGCCCACTCTTCGAGACACGCAAAGATTTGGAGACGGAATTGAAATCGCACATCGCCCGTCTCCGGGATTACGGGGCGGACGACCCGGCAGACCGGATGGAGCAAAACCGCGTGACGGCCCTTGCCCTCCCGGATACCGGTCCGCTCAACCCGGAAACACTGACCACCCTTCTGAAGATAGATCTTCGGGTAGGAAGCAAGAAGAAGTGGCTTTCCGGGGATCTTCCGGCCGTTAAAGCCCTGCTGAAAGAGATCAAAGACCGTGCGAAAGATCTTCTTCCCTTATACAGCGAGGAAGCAATACGGCGGGAGCCGGAACACTTCTCCGTGCCCTCTGCCGGGAACTGGATCCCTTGTTAG
- a CDS encoding UvrD-helicase domain-containing protein yields the protein MLEEYLRDKAQLGVLDFEDLQIKTRNLLRDHSGIREHYRKNFATLLVDEHQDTDPLQMEIIELLAGGEEGRIFVVGDDKQSIYGFRGADVTVFRDYRAKTAKNGGGCLISLKTNFRSQEEILRFINHLFGRIFPSGNETIPFEGLDPFRKSLPNEHFIESCLIAAAKEEKKTAEEIRQEEAAALALRIRSMVDKGEKRILSDDGEPRAVQFGDIALLFRAMTDVRIYEDALLQYGIPFTVVSGGGFFKKQEVLDILNFLRLLLNPENDEALAALLRSPAAGVRDDTLYFMTRGRTLSSGLTVAEALDGIDDSEKAILIRTRKLLEDFRHIKNRVEIPELIGGFLDRTGYGAALLADPVYGRQRHANLQKLMDMGRDFSAGPFFGPADFIDYIDELMDRETREGESPVEEEGEDTVKILSIHKAKGLEFPVVILPDLGRNAGGRGSGFVAVDRHLGIGIKIPDGTGGWCSGFLRKRIEETREKEEIEEGKRLFYVAATRARDFLVLSGQVKRSKNPGREAALPMEWLCEALGITEENCREEISYGGRQIRPITPPRKPASEAAETVRWIDRFPELLSGEIPDLSGQIVDEELAKQVFKKPRCRPSRRFTVSQLLLIRKCPRMYELATRFGISEPEVKIPPHGTGGEGGRERGSLVHRILQQWDLRRENLSGTLDLELARSGYPETDQQAIRSEITPWLEVFAQSGTAEEIRRSGQAYAEIPFYLNLQGYRIEGVIDKLYRGPSGRLMILDYKTDGISAEEIETRAAEYRLQLSAYALAVYRLFGEEVETALAFLQPGIIRPIDHDPGRTEIEIIETIRAIDGVKSPLVERTRCLSCGYRESFCMTG from the coding sequence TTGTTAGAGGAGTACTTGCGGGACAAGGCACAACTGGGGGTTCTCGACTTCGAGGATCTTCAGATCAAGACCCGGAACCTCCTCCGGGATCATTCCGGAATCAGGGAACACTATCGGAAGAATTTCGCCACCCTCCTCGTAGATGAACATCAGGATACCGACCCCCTGCAGATGGAGATCATCGAACTCCTTGCCGGCGGGGAGGAAGGACGGATCTTCGTGGTCGGCGATGACAAGCAGTCAATTTATGGTTTCCGCGGCGCCGACGTGACCGTCTTCCGGGACTACCGGGCAAAGACGGCAAAGAACGGCGGGGGATGCCTGATCTCCCTGAAGACCAATTTCCGAAGCCAGGAAGAGATCCTTCGTTTCATCAATCATCTTTTTGGGAGGATCTTCCCTTCCGGCAATGAAACGATCCCCTTTGAAGGTCTCGATCCCTTCCGGAAGAGTCTGCCCAATGAACACTTCATCGAATCCTGTCTGATTGCCGCAGCCAAGGAGGAGAAAAAAACCGCCGAGGAGATCCGTCAGGAAGAAGCCGCAGCCCTGGCGCTGAGAATCCGGAGCATGGTCGACAAGGGAGAGAAACGGATCCTCTCCGACGATGGAGAACCACGGGCTGTACAGTTCGGCGATATCGCCCTCCTCTTCCGGGCCATGACCGATGTCAGGATCTATGAAGATGCACTACTTCAATACGGCATTCCCTTCACCGTGGTCAGCGGCGGCGGCTTTTTCAAAAAACAGGAGGTCCTCGACATCCTCAACTTTCTTCGCCTCCTCCTGAATCCGGAAAATGATGAGGCGCTGGCGGCTCTGCTACGAAGTCCTGCGGCCGGTGTCCGGGATGATACCCTCTACTTCATGACCCGGGGGCGGACCCTTTCATCGGGACTGACCGTTGCGGAAGCCCTTGACGGTATCGACGATTCGGAAAAGGCGATCCTGATCCGGACCCGGAAACTTCTCGAAGATTTTCGGCACATCAAAAACCGGGTTGAGATTCCCGAGCTGATCGGCGGTTTTCTTGATCGGACAGGCTACGGGGCCGCTCTGTTGGCCGACCCCGTTTATGGTCGACAACGCCATGCCAACCTGCAAAAACTAATGGACATGGGACGAGATTTTTCCGCCGGTCCTTTCTTCGGCCCGGCCGATTTCATCGATTACATCGACGAACTGATGGATCGAGAGACCCGGGAGGGGGAATCCCCTGTGGAGGAGGAAGGGGAAGATACCGTCAAGATTCTTTCGATCCATAAAGCCAAAGGGCTCGAATTCCCCGTCGTTATTCTTCCCGATCTCGGCAGAAATGCCGGGGGACGCGGATCAGGTTTCGTTGCAGTTGACAGGCACCTCGGGATCGGGATCAAGATCCCCGATGGGACCGGCGGATGGTGCAGCGGGTTTCTCCGGAAACGGATCGAGGAGACCCGGGAAAAGGAAGAAATCGAAGAGGGGAAAAGACTCTTCTATGTCGCCGCCACAAGAGCGCGTGATTTCCTTGTTCTCTCCGGGCAGGTCAAGAGGTCGAAAAACCCGGGCCGGGAAGCCGCCCTTCCGATGGAGTGGCTCTGTGAGGCTCTCGGGATCACCGAGGAAAACTGCCGGGAGGAGATCTCTTACGGAGGCCGGCAAATCCGGCCCATCACCCCACCCCGGAAACCGGCCTCGGAAGCAGCGGAAACAGTCCGCTGGATCGACCGCTTTCCGGAACTGCTCTCCGGAGAGATTCCTGATCTCTCCGGACAGATTGTCGATGAGGAGTTGGCGAAACAGGTCTTCAAGAAACCCCGGTGCCGTCCCTCCCGCCGATTCACCGTCTCCCAACTGCTGCTGATCCGGAAGTGCCCCCGAATGTACGAACTGGCGACCCGTTTCGGAATCTCGGAACCTGAAGTAAAAATTCCGCCCCATGGGACCGGCGGAGAAGGAGGGCGGGAACGGGGCAGCCTGGTTCATCGCATTCTGCAACAATGGGACCTCCGTCGGGAAAACCTCTCCGGGACCCTTGACCTTGAACTGGCCCGCTCCGGGTACCCGGAAACCGATCAGCAGGCAATCCGATCGGAGATCACCCCCTGGCTGGAGGTTTTTGCCCAATCCGGGACGGCCGAGGAGATCCGCCGGTCCGGGCAGGCCTATGCCGAAATCCCCTTTTACCTTAATCTGCAGGGGTACCGGATTGAGGGGGTGATCGATAAACTCTATCGCGGCCCTTCCGGACGGCTGATGATCCTCGATTATAAAACCGACGGAATTTCAGCGGAGGAAATCGAGACCCGGGCGGCGGAATATCGTTTGCAGCTTTCCGCCTATGCCCTGGCCGTATACCGCCTCTTCGGGGAAGAGGTCGAAACGGCCCTCGCCTTTCTCCAGCCGGGAATCATCCGCCCAATCGACCATGACCCCGGCCGGACGGAGATTGAAATCATCGAGACGATCCGGGCCATCGACGGGGTAAAGAGCCCTCTCGTGGAGCGGACCCGGTGTCTTAGCTGCGGATACAGGGAGTCCTTCTGTATGACGGGATGA